The genomic window CTCGTTGCGCAGACAGTAGCGGCCGTCGGCAAGGCCGCGGATGTCGAGCTCCTGGCCGGGCAGGGTCGAACCGTAGTAGTCGGCCCAGCCGATCGACAGGCCGGTGATCGAGTTCTGTGTGCAGTTGCCGTAGTGGACGAACCCCGGCGAACCAGGCAGGCCCCCGTCGAACCTGATGCTGTCGCGGACGCAGAACGACACCTTCTCCGAGCTGGCCACGACATCTTCGGTCTTCGGCTTCACGAGCCGGTAGCGCGCGAACTCCTCGAAGTGCCAGTGGTCGTGGGCGAGGTGGAAGACCGAACACCCCGCGAACCGCTTCGACAGCACGGTGTCGGTCCCGCGCGTGAACACGCCGTCGCCGTCGGTGTCGCCGAAGATGCGCTGGAACGCCTTCCGGTCGTTCAGCGGGTCGCCGTCACCGTCGCAATCGTTCTCCGCCGATCTGCCGACCGCATCGGGCTTCAGCTCGACGACGCCGGCGCCCTGGTTGCCGATGATCGACGCGAACCGCAGCAGCTTCACCCCTGTCGCCTTCTGGATGCGGATCTCGGAGAGTGGTCGCACGACCACGTCGGGAAGGAGCGCGGGATCCCCACCCCCCGCTGCGGCCGGGGTCGGCGCCGCCGCGACCATCACCACGAGTCCGGCCAACGCGAGCGAGGCTGACACGAGCATCGCCGAGACGGCGCCCCGGGAGGAAGGCACGATCGACATGTCGGGGCGGCGGGATTCGAACCCGCGACCTCTTGCTCCCAAAGCAAGTGCGCTACCAGGCTGCGCTACGCCCCGCTGTTTCTGCAGGTCAGTCGGTATATCGTGCTAGCATGTGCGGTGGCACACCGCTCTCTCCCCACATAACTGGAACGGAGGCGAAGGCACGTGGACACCAGCACGGCGACCAGTCTAGGTGACATCGGCGTCCTCACCCAGAGCTGGATGCGAGCCTGCAGGGCAGAGAACCTGTCCCCCTCGACGATCGCGGTCTACGGCAGCGCAGTCGAACGCTTCACCGAGTTCCTGATCGAGCGGGGCATGCCGACCGACGTGACCTCGATCACGCGGGAGCACGTCGAG from Actinomycetota bacterium includes these protein-coding regions:
- a CDS encoding lysyl oxidase family protein, with protein sequence MSIVPSSRGAVSAMLVSASLALAGLVVMVAAAPTPAAAGGGDPALLPDVVVRPLSEIRIQKATGVKLLRFASIIGNQGAGVVELKPDAVGRSAENDCDGDGDPLNDRKAFQRIFGDTDGDGVFTRGTDTVLSKRFAGCSVFHLAHDHWHFEEFARYRLVKPKTEDVVASSEKVSFCVRDSIRFDGGLPGSPGFVHYGNCTQNSITGLSIGWADYYGSTLPGQELDIRGLADGRYCLRNEADPTDRLDESDEGNNGRSTLVRIRGREVTDLQQVC